The Hydrogenophaga crocea genome contains a region encoding:
- a CDS encoding AAA family ATPase — protein MTDFKKDVDPSGQEDMSHEPSTQDEPQAQVPRKLTGSEVVDLLRPMINPNFKFVPKPSTSVNAVGNTEAIKKRRPASFTARPTEGRARLHNEKTFVVYHRFADDYRLDLMLPPGVGEQFDALKERLKKEDNEKRAWEASNPEPAEDRARLRRLVKQEEERREQEQKRLAAERAERDAKENKERIKARLRSMGVDPDQSGFRNQVSKLPASQRLRVYREDNVQRMASAAQSVDSDIKKRNESIGFMLNAKGPWRRLGAPESVDAILALEGDHPHFGEVIQFVANHVALQKMRSQAPGHESAESAKSANDAQASGTGKKARAGKGKSKAAIADAGVPGEEEGKPPVRLPPLLLFGPPGVGKTHFCESLAKVLGVPVRRHPMDQAETSSALLGSDITWGNSRYGLIFDLLGLGEYANPLVILDELDKAQVISKTSGGISSPTGVLHSLLEPVSAANVRDISLDLELDASQITWIATANYPWWVPATLRSRFKEFLITPPDAEQAIQLSRSVVKHALKAAGFGVGEPDKRIVVALAHLSAREIYQVTLAAAATAARRGARELQTKDLPREIVAEEAGAQCRLSWTH, from the coding sequence ATGACTGACTTCAAGAAAGACGTCGATCCCAGTGGCCAGGAAGACATGTCGCATGAGCCATCAACGCAGGACGAACCGCAAGCCCAGGTCCCCCGAAAACTGACGGGCTCAGAGGTCGTGGACTTGCTGCGTCCGATGATCAATCCGAACTTCAAGTTCGTCCCCAAGCCGAGCACATCAGTGAACGCTGTGGGGAACACTGAAGCGATCAAGAAGCGCCGCCCGGCCAGCTTCACCGCCAGGCCCACGGAAGGCCGCGCGCGGCTGCACAACGAGAAGACCTTCGTTGTCTACCACCGCTTTGCCGACGACTACCGGCTGGATCTCATGCTGCCTCCGGGCGTGGGAGAGCAGTTCGATGCTCTGAAGGAGCGCCTGAAGAAGGAGGACAACGAGAAGAGGGCTTGGGAGGCGTCGAACCCCGAGCCGGCGGAAGACAGGGCGCGCCTGCGCAGGCTCGTGAAGCAGGAGGAAGAACGCCGCGAGCAGGAGCAAAAGAGGCTTGCCGCGGAGCGCGCCGAGCGCGACGCAAAAGAGAACAAGGAAAGGATCAAGGCGCGCCTCAGGAGCATGGGGGTCGATCCGGATCAGTCCGGGTTCAGGAACCAGGTCTCCAAGCTGCCGGCGTCCCAGCGGCTGCGCGTCTACCGAGAAGACAACGTGCAGCGCATGGCGAGTGCTGCGCAGAGCGTGGACTCGGACATCAAGAAGCGCAATGAGTCCATCGGCTTCATGCTCAACGCGAAGGGGCCCTGGCGGCGCCTGGGTGCGCCCGAGTCGGTGGATGCGATCCTGGCATTGGAGGGGGATCACCCGCACTTTGGTGAAGTGATCCAGTTCGTGGCAAACCACGTGGCGCTGCAGAAGATGCGCAGCCAGGCGCCAGGGCATGAAAGCGCAGAGAGCGCGAAGAGCGCGAACGATGCCCAAGCCAGCGGAACGGGAAAGAAGGCCCGAGCAGGGAAGGGCAAGTCCAAGGCGGCAATCGCGGACGCGGGCGTGCCAGGAGAAGAAGAGGGCAAGCCGCCGGTTCGCCTGCCGCCGTTGCTGCTCTTCGGGCCTCCTGGAGTGGGCAAGACCCACTTCTGCGAGTCCCTGGCCAAGGTGCTCGGCGTGCCGGTGCGCCGCCACCCGATGGATCAGGCCGAAACCTCATCAGCCTTGCTGGGCTCGGACATCACCTGGGGCAACTCGCGCTACGGGTTGATCTTCGATCTGCTGGGACTGGGTGAGTACGCCAACCCACTGGTGATCCTGGATGAGCTGGACAAGGCGCAGGTCATCAGCAAGACCTCAGGTGGGATCTCGTCGCCAACCGGCGTGCTGCACTCGCTGCTCGAGCCGGTGTCAGCAGCCAATGTGCGCGACATCAGCCTGGACCTGGAGCTCGATGCGAGCCAGATCACCTGGATCGCCACGGCCAACTACCCGTGGTGGGTGCCGGCGACGCTGCGCTCGCGCTTCAAGGAGTTCCTGATCACGCCACCGGATGCGGAGCAGGCGATTCAGCTTTCAAGGAGCGTGGTGAAGCACGCGCTCAAGGCGGCGGGGTTCGGAGTAGGGGAGCCGGATAAACGAATCGTAGTGGCGCTGGCGCACTTGAGTGCGCGGGAGATCTATCAAGTGACGTTGGCGGCGGCTGCGACGGCGGCGCGGCGCGGGGCACGAGAACTTCAAACGAAGGACTTGCCAAGGGAAATCGTTGCGGAGGAGGCAGGTGCGCAATGCAGGCTTTCTTGGACGCACTGA